The proteins below come from a single Saccharopolyspora sp. SCSIO 74807 genomic window:
- a CDS encoding type I polyketide synthase codes for MDRRAGAAARHRHRGRLERGVRRDRCPPGGAAHLSVPARALLAEPCGRAAAGSRSRRRAADRRARPGRTARRAPGTQAPPAPARPGARRSRHRARPPHHRCDRPGAGVQGRRFRVADRSGAARPARRRDRAGAAQLAGVRPAHPARGRGAAARRAGGARRGSLGRAGPPGRAAARGRGLRAAAGDRRPPGPRRRAGPQRGGSRRGHRAGAAGGAARPHRRRVRRLTHRCEDGPVQEDQQEKVVDYLRRVTADLRAARRRIEQLEGRAREPIAVVGMACRYPGGVRGPEDLWELVDSGGDAISAPPADRGWDLAELAGESTTTSGGFLAGAAEFDAGFFGISPREAEAMDPQQRLLLEVGWEAVEHAAISPDALRGSRTGVFVGAYHWGRSQSRADELQGHTMTGTASSVLSGRVAYALGLRGPALTVDTACSSSLVALHLAARSLRAGECSLALAGGVTVLSDPSLFVEFSRQGGLSPDGRCKAFAAEADGTGWAEGTGVVALERLSDAQANGHRVLAVLRGTAVNSDGASNGLTAPNGPAQQRVIEEALRGAELEPSDVDAVEAHGTGTKLGDPIEAQALLAAYGQDRDRPLRLGSLKSNIGHTQAAAGIGGLIKMVQAMRHGALPKTLHAEQPTPHVDWSSGAVQLLTEQVAWPRGERPRRAAVSSFGVSGTNAHAVLEEAPGEQADEAERHDGPVVPWVLCARGEPALRGQAERLLHAARELDPRDVAHSLVRTRARFENRAVVLGADRAELLSALGAAAAGEPHSGVVTGESDVDGKTVMMFPGQGANWPGMGAELLDSSPVFAARIAECERALREHVDWSLTDVLRRVPGSPDPERADVMQPAAFAVQLALARLWRAHGVLPDAVVGHSQGEVAAAVVAGALSLEDGAQVVALRARALARRLSGTGGMLSIPLPAAEVERLVEGRGVVLGSINGPRAVAVSGANTALDELFTELTEAGVRVRRIAIDYASHSAQVEVLHDDLLADLAGIDPRTPEVPFFSTVTGEWVETAAFDAEYWYRNLRSAVLFAPAIDALLEQQHRAFIEVSPHSVLVGGVQELIEQRGVSGVATGTLRRGHGGPQRFASSVAAAFVRGVDVDWTACTGGRVVRLPTYAFQHERFWTEPVRATEVVDADFWNAVERRDLAALSSGLDVDRGSLEAVLPALSTWRERQCAASAADEWRYETSWRPLSAEGSALTGPWLLITTEDADDNDVFAALSRQGAEVRRVLLDESCTDREVLAGRLADAGEPAGIVSALAFAEQPGRTHPEIPLGLALTVVLVQALGDAGIDAPAWALTRQAVRTGPGAGLPNPVQAQVQAVAWTAALEHPQRWGGTIDLPAQLDRRGAGLLAAALRGRGGEDQLAIRTELFGRRIVRAAPQPVRDWTPRGTALITGGTGAIAPDLARWLAGQGAEHIVLTSRRGLDAEGMPELVAELAERGTTATVEACDVTDREAVAALLHRLRAEGHEIRTVVHAAVVIDLHTIESTTLQDFISTVHAKVTGARHLDELLDDDVDAFVLYSSIAGMWGSRAHAAYAAGNAYLSALAENRRARGATAMSLHWGKWPDSPELAEADRHGVRRTGLRVLDPEVAFTGLKRALDADAGVLALTDVDWAPYHQIFTASRESRLFDEIPEIRAAAPQQEPDAGGFAARIRAMSADERRRTLLELVRGQAAAVLGHTGSSQPAERRAFRELGFDSVTAVELRNRLVRATGRTLPTTAVFDHPSPAALAEFLDGEISGSQRAAVARASADPDEPIAIVGMGCRFPGGATTPEQLWRLLLDGTDVTSQMPADRGWDADGLYDPDPERAGRTYSVRGGFLDDPAGFDAGFFGISPREAQAMDPQQRLLLETGWEALERAGIAPERLRGSATGTFIGASHQGYSASAFGIGDGTEGQFITGAAASVLSGRIAYLLGLGGPAVTVDTACSASLVALHLAAQSLRSGESELALAGGSTVLSGPQDFLGFSRLGALSVDGRCKAFADGADGMSLAEGVGVVVLERLSDARRNGHPVLAVLRGSATNQDGASNGLTAPNGPAQQRVIRQAMANAGLGPSDVDAVEAHGTGTALGDPIEAQALQATYGTGRDEPLRLGSLKSNIGHTQATAGIAGVIKMVLALRNGTLPKTLHAETPSAHVDWSGGELELLTAARQWPESDRPRRAAVSAFGISGTNAHVILEQAVPDEQEQAGPASGIAPVHEVLPWALSARSEAALREQARRLPLDADPAETGWALLTTRGTFEHRAVVLGAGEPVAGEPDEGREEFRGGLAALAAGAGAGNLVQGTDCGGTGPVFVFPGQGSQWPGMGRELLATSAVFAAKIDDCERALAPFVDFSLRAVLSGEVPEDVAERVDVVQPALFAMMVALTEVWRAHGTEPRAVIGHSQGEIAAAHVAGALSLEDAARVVALRSKALLALAGQGGMVSLATSAERAVELIEPHEGRIALAAVNGPSAVVVSGEPDALATLIAECEGRAVRARTVAVDYASHGPHVEQAREELADTLAAISPRPATVPFYSTVTGQRIDTAELTADYWYTNLRNTVRMEEATRALLGDGHRVFVETSAHPVLANAISETVDESCPDPTAVLGTLRRDDGGPRRLLLSLAEAWTHGAPVDLTTLFTGDPGGVVELPTYPFQHRRYWLTPRKPSGGELDAEFWELVERGESGPLAERLGVDGAALDEVLPALAGWRERSRHRSTVDALRYRIGWSRFDAPEPVAGTWLVAVPDSHGGRVAELVDALGEGTVVLPVGAQHRDELALELRKSTEDKEIAGVVSLLSAVEPGQSPIPAQLSGPLRLVQAALDADLDVPLWMVTRGAVAVGGADVDPEQAALWGLGRVVALEHPQRWGGLIDLPDAVDPTALRCALAGPEDQVAVRADGLHGRRLRRAAAAGRAEFQARGTVLITGGTGGVGGFVARWAVERGAEHVVLTSRRGPQAPGADELRAQLEHLGAKVTITACDAGDRAQIANLLDGVADLTAVFHVAGVSAGDGPVAELTDEQLATLLRSKRDAARHLDELTRDRQLDAFVLFSSGAAAWGSGNQPGYAAANAYLDGLAERRRAAGLPATSIAWGTWGAAGMAADEQVRERLRRQGVAAMRPQQALDAMGVSIMDGSASAVVAEMDWEKFAPSFTATRPSPLLAELPEAAEAPADEPESEGGLREQLAELSAAERSRALLDVVRREAAATLGHAEAADVPAARAFKDVGFDSVTAVQLRNRLRTTTGLPLPAAVVFDHPTPTALAQLLDNELFGGPADEADADPDARLREAIGSIPPSRLRRAGLLEMVLALADDAEPAGGAETATAGDSGNTGDSGSTGDSGSGSDGGSIDDMDAESLLRLATGGSD; via the coding sequence CTGGATCGGCGCGCTGGCGCGGCTGCACGTCACCGGCACCGGGGTCGACTGGAACGCGGTGTTCGCCGGGACCGGTGCCCGCCCGGTGGCGCTGCCCACCTATCCGTTCCAGCGCGAGCGCTACTGGCCGAGCCCTGCGGGCGCGCGGCCGCAGGTTCCCGGAGCCGCCGCCGAGCAGCAGATCGCAGAGCCCGGCCTGGCCGAACGGCTCGCCGAGCTCCCGGAACCCAAGCGCCTCCCGCACCTGCTCGACCTGGTGCGCGCCGAAGCCGCCACCGTGCTCGGCCACCGCACCACCGATGCGATCGGCCCGGAGCGGGTGTTCAAGGACGCCGGTTTCGAGTCGCTGACCGGAGTGGAGCTGCGCGACCGGCTCGCCGCCGCGACCGGGCTGGCGCTGCCCAGCTCGCTGGTGTTCGACCGGCCCACCCCGCGCGCGGTCGCGGAGCTGCTGCACGACGAGCTGGCGGTGCCCGCCGCGGATCCCTTGGACGAGCTGGACCACCAGGTCGAGCGGCTGCTCGCGGACGCGGACTTCGCGCAGCGGCAGGAGATCGCCGCCCGCCTGGACCGCGTCGCCGCGCGGGCCCGCAGCGAGGCGGGAGCCGACGCGGACATCGCGCAGGCGCCGCTGGAGGAGCTGCTCGACCTCATCGACGACGAGTTCGTCGCTTGACCCACCGATGTGAGGACGGACCGGTGCAGGAAGACCAGCAGGAGAAAGTCGTCGACTACCTGCGGCGGGTGACCGCCGATCTCCGGGCCGCGCGACGGCGCATCGAGCAGCTGGAGGGCCGGGCGCGGGAGCCGATCGCGGTGGTCGGCATGGCCTGCCGCTACCCGGGCGGGGTGCGCGGGCCGGAGGACCTGTGGGAACTGGTCGACTCCGGCGGCGACGCGATCTCCGCGCCGCCCGCCGACCGCGGATGGGACTTGGCCGAGCTGGCCGGCGAAAGCACGACGACCTCCGGCGGTTTCCTGGCCGGTGCGGCGGAGTTCGACGCCGGCTTCTTCGGCATCTCGCCGCGCGAGGCCGAGGCGATGGATCCGCAGCAGCGGCTGCTGCTGGAAGTCGGCTGGGAGGCCGTGGAGCACGCGGCGATCTCCCCGGACGCGCTGCGCGGCTCGCGGACCGGCGTGTTCGTCGGCGCCTACCACTGGGGCCGCTCCCAGTCGCGCGCCGATGAGCTGCAAGGCCACACGATGACCGGCACCGCCTCCAGCGTGCTGTCCGGCCGGGTGGCCTATGCGCTGGGGCTGCGCGGCCCGGCGCTGACCGTGGACACCGCGTGCTCGTCGTCGCTGGTGGCGCTGCACTTGGCGGCCCGGTCGCTGCGTGCGGGGGAGTGCTCGCTGGCGTTGGCGGGCGGCGTGACGGTGCTGTCCGATCCGTCGCTGTTCGTGGAGTTCTCCCGGCAGGGCGGGCTGTCGCCGGACGGGCGTTGCAAGGCGTTCGCGGCGGAGGCCGACGGGACCGGCTGGGCCGAGGGAACCGGCGTCGTGGCGCTGGAACGGCTCTCGGACGCGCAGGCGAACGGGCATCGGGTGCTGGCGGTGCTGCGCGGCACGGCGGTGAACTCGGACGGCGCGTCGAACGGGCTCACCGCACCGAACGGCCCCGCGCAGCAACGCGTGATCGAGGAGGCGCTGCGCGGCGCGGAGCTCGAACCGTCCGATGTGGACGCGGTGGAGGCGCACGGCACGGGGACCAAGCTCGGCGACCCCATCGAGGCGCAGGCACTGCTGGCGGCGTACGGGCAGGACCGGGACCGGCCGCTGCGGCTGGGATCGCTGAAGTCGAACATCGGCCACACCCAGGCCGCCGCCGGGATCGGCGGGCTCATCAAGATGGTGCAGGCGATGCGCCACGGCGCTCTGCCGAAGACGTTGCACGCCGAGCAGCCGACGCCGCACGTGGACTGGTCCTCCGGCGCCGTGCAGCTGCTGACCGAGCAGGTCGCGTGGCCGCGCGGAGAACGTCCGCGGCGTGCGGCGGTGTCCTCGTTCGGTGTGAGCGGCACCAACGCGCACGCTGTGCTGGAGGAGGCGCCCGGCGAGCAGGCCGATGAGGCCGAGCGCCACGACGGCCCGGTCGTACCGTGGGTGCTCTGCGCCCGCGGTGAACCAGCTCTGCGCGGACAGGCCGAGCGGCTGCTGCACGCCGCGCGCGAACTCGACCCACGGGACGTCGCGCACTCGCTGGTGCGCACGCGCGCGCGTTTCGAGAATCGCGCCGTGGTGCTCGGCGCGGATCGCGCGGAGCTGCTGTCCGCGCTCGGCGCGGCCGCGGCGGGCGAGCCGCACTCCGGCGTCGTGACCGGTGAGTCCGATGTGGACGGCAAGACGGTCATGATGTTCCCAGGCCAAGGGGCGAACTGGCCGGGCATGGGCGCCGAACTGCTGGACTCCAGCCCGGTTTTCGCCGCGCGCATCGCCGAGTGCGAGCGGGCGCTGCGGGAGCACGTCGACTGGTCGCTCACCGATGTGCTGCGCCGGGTTCCCGGCTCACCCGACCCGGAGCGAGCCGATGTCATGCAGCCCGCGGCGTTCGCGGTGCAACTCGCGCTGGCCCGGCTCTGGCGCGCGCACGGGGTGCTGCCGGACGCGGTCGTCGGCCATTCGCAGGGTGAGGTCGCCGCGGCCGTGGTCGCGGGCGCGTTGTCGCTGGAGGACGGCGCCCAGGTCGTCGCGCTGCGCGCACGGGCACTGGCCCGCCGGCTATCCGGTACCGGCGGAATGCTGTCGATCCCGTTGCCCGCCGCGGAGGTGGAGCGGCTGGTGGAGGGGCGCGGCGTCGTGCTCGGCTCGATCAACGGGCCGCGCGCGGTCGCGGTCTCCGGCGCGAACACCGCGTTGGACGAGCTGTTCACCGAGCTCACCGAAGCCGGAGTGCGGGTCAGGCGCATCGCCATCGATTACGCCTCGCACTCCGCGCAGGTGGAGGTGCTGCACGACGACCTGCTGGCGGACCTGGCCGGGATCGACCCGCGGACTCCGGAAGTCCCGTTCTTCTCCACGGTCACCGGCGAATGGGTCGAGACCGCGGCTTTCGACGCCGAGTACTGGTACCGGAACCTGCGCAGCGCGGTGCTGTTCGCCCCGGCGATCGATGCCCTGCTCGAGCAGCAGCACCGGGCATTCATCGAGGTCAGCCCGCACTCGGTGCTGGTCGGCGGCGTGCAGGAGCTCATCGAGCAGCGCGGCGTGTCCGGGGTCGCCACCGGCACGCTGCGTCGCGGCCACGGCGGGCCGCAGCGGTTCGCGAGCTCGGTCGCCGCGGCGTTCGTCCGCGGTGTGGACGTGGACTGGACGGCGTGCACCGGCGGACGGGTCGTGCGGCTGCCCACCTACGCGTTCCAGCACGAGCGGTTCTGGACCGAGCCGGTCCGGGCGACCGAGGTGGTGGACGCGGATTTCTGGAACGCGGTGGAACGCCGGGACCTCGCCGCGCTGAGCAGCGGGCTGGACGTCGACCGCGGTTCGCTGGAAGCGGTGCTGCCCGCGCTGTCGACCTGGCGGGAGCGGCAGTGCGCCGCCTCGGCCGCCGATGAGTGGCGTTACGAGACCTCTTGGCGCCCGCTGTCCGCCGAGGGGAGCGCGCTGACCGGGCCGTGGTTGCTGATCACCACCGAGGACGCCGACGACAACGACGTGTTCGCCGCGTTGTCCCGGCAAGGAGCCGAAGTGCGCCGGGTGCTGCTCGACGAGAGCTGCACTGATCGCGAGGTGCTGGCCGGGCGGCTGGCGGATGCGGGTGAGCCCGCCGGAATCGTCTCCGCGCTGGCCTTCGCCGAGCAGCCGGGGCGGACGCACCCGGAGATCCCGCTCGGCCTCGCGCTCACCGTCGTCCTGGTGCAGGCGCTCGGCGATGCCGGAATCGACGCCCCGGCCTGGGCGCTGACCCGGCAGGCCGTGCGCACCGGACCCGGTGCGGGACTGCCGAACCCGGTGCAGGCACAAGTGCAGGCCGTGGCCTGGACCGCGGCCCTGGAGCACCCGCAGCGCTGGGGCGGCACGATCGACCTGCCCGCGCAGCTGGACCGGCGCGGCGCCGGGCTGCTGGCTGCGGCGCTGCGCGGCCGGGGCGGCGAGGACCAGCTGGCGATCCGGACCGAGCTGTTCGGCCGCCGGATCGTGCGCGCCGCGCCGCAGCCGGTGCGCGACTGGACTCCGCGCGGCACCGCGCTGATCACCGGAGGGACCGGGGCGATCGCGCCGGACCTGGCGCGCTGGCTGGCCGGGCAGGGCGCGGAGCACATCGTGCTCACTTCGCGGCGCGGCCTGGACGCCGAAGGAATGCCGGAGCTGGTCGCCGAGCTCGCCGAGCGAGGCACCACCGCCACCGTCGAAGCCTGCGACGTCACCGACCGCGAGGCCGTGGCGGCGCTGCTCCACCGGCTGCGCGCCGAAGGCCACGAGATCCGCACCGTCGTGCACGCCGCGGTCGTCATCGACCTGCACACGATCGAGAGCACGACGCTCCAGGACTTCATCAGCACCGTGCACGCCAAGGTCACCGGCGCGCGGCACTTGGACGAGCTGCTGGACGATGACGTCGACGCCTTCGTGCTCTACTCCTCGATCGCGGGCATGTGGGGCAGCCGGGCGCACGCGGCCTACGCGGCGGGCAACGCCTACCTCTCCGCGCTCGCCGAGAACCGTCGTGCACGCGGGGCCACCGCGATGTCGCTGCACTGGGGCAAATGGCCGGACTCGCCGGAGCTGGCCGAAGCCGACCGGCACGGTGTGCGCCGGACCGGCCTGCGCGTCCTCGACCCGGAGGTGGCGTTCACCGGACTGAAGCGGGCGTTGGACGCCGACGCCGGGGTGCTCGCGCTGACCGATGTGGACTGGGCGCCGTACCACCAGATCTTCACCGCATCCCGGGAATCGCGGCTGTTCGACGAGATTCCGGAGATCCGGGCGGCCGCGCCGCAGCAGGAACCGGATGCCGGCGGCTTCGCCGCGAGGATCCGCGCGATGTCCGCCGACGAGCGGCGCCGGACCCTGCTGGAGCTGGTGCGCGGGCAGGCCGCCGCGGTGCTCGGGCACACCGGCAGTTCGCAACCGGCCGAGCGGCGGGCGTTCCGCGAGCTCGGCTTCGACTCGGTCACCGCGGTCGAACTGCGCAATCGGCTGGTGCGCGCGACCGGCCGGACGCTGCCTACGACCGCGGTGTTCGACCACCCGTCCCCGGCGGCGCTGGCGGAGTTCCTGGACGGCGAGATCTCCGGGTCGCAGCGGGCCGCGGTCGCCCGCGCCAGCGCCGACCCGGACGAGCCGATCGCGATCGTCGGCATGGGCTGCCGGTTCCCGGGCGGGGCCACCACGCCGGAGCAGCTGTGGCGGCTGCTGCTGGACGGCACCGACGTGACCTCGCAAATGCCCGCTGATCGCGGGTGGGACGCCGACGGGCTCTACGACCCGGACCCCGAGCGGGCGGGTCGCACCTACTCGGTTCGCGGCGGATTCCTGGACGATCCGGCCGGTTTCGACGCGGGGTTCTTCGGGATCTCGCCACGCGAGGCGCAGGCGATGGACCCGCAGCAGCGACTATTGCTGGAAACCGGCTGGGAGGCGCTGGAGCGCGCCGGTATCGCTCCCGAGCGGCTGCGTGGCAGCGCGACCGGCACCTTCATCGGTGCCAGCCACCAGGGCTACAGCGCCAGTGCGTTCGGCATCGGCGACGGCACCGAGGGGCAGTTCATCACCGGCGCGGCGGCCAGCGTGCTCTCCGGCCGGATCGCCTACCTGCTCGGGCTCGGCGGCCCGGCCGTCACGGTGGACACCGCCTGCTCGGCCTCGCTGGTCGCGCTGCACCTCGCGGCGCAGTCGCTGCGCAGCGGGGAGAGCGAGCTGGCGCTGGCCGGAGGCTCGACGGTGCTGTCCGGACCGCAGGACTTCCTCGGGTTCAGCAGGCTCGGCGCGCTGTCGGTGGACGGCCGGTGCAAGGCGTTCGCCGATGGCGCGGACGGGATGAGCCTGGCCGAGGGCGTCGGCGTGGTGGTGCTGGAGCGGCTGTCGGACGCGCGCCGCAACGGGCATCCGGTGCTGGCGGTGCTGCGCGGCTCGGCGACGAACCAGGACGGTGCCTCCAACGGCCTCACCGCGCCGAACGGTCCCGCGCAGCAGCGGGTCATCCGCCAGGCGATGGCGAACGCCGGGCTCGGTCCGTCCGATGTGGACGCCGTCGAAGCGCACGGCACCGGCACCGCGCTGGGCGATCCGATCGAGGCGCAGGCGTTGCAGGCGACCTACGGCACCGGCCGGGACGAGCCGCTGCGGCTGGGTTCGCTGAAGTCCAACATCGGCCACACGCAGGCCACCGCCGGTATCGCGGGAGTCATCAAGATGGTGCTGGCGCTGCGGAACGGCACGTTGCCGAAGACGCTGCACGCGGAGACGCCGTCGGCGCACGTCGACTGGTCCGGTGGCGAGCTCGAGCTGCTCACGGCAGCCAGGCAGTGGCCGGAGTCCGACCGGCCGCGGCGGGCGGCGGTCTCGGCGTTCGGCATCAGCGGCACCAACGCGCACGTGATCCTGGAGCAGGCGGTACCGGACGAGCAGGAGCAGGCGGGGCCGGCGAGCGGGATCGCGCCGGTGCACGAGGTGCTGCCGTGGGCGCTGTCCGCCCGGTCCGAGGCCGCGTTGCGCGAGCAGGCGAGGCGGCTGCCGCTCGATGCGGACCCCGCCGAGACAGGCTGGGCGCTGCTGACGACGCGCGGAACCTTCGAGCACCGCGCCGTCGTCCTCGGGGCAGGCGAACCCGTGGCAGGCGAACCCGACGAAGGCCGGGAAGAATTCCGCGGCGGTCTCGCGGCGCTCGCCGCGGGCGCCGGCGCGGGGAACCTGGTGCAGGGCACCGATTGCGGCGGCACCGGCCCGGTTTTCGTGTTCCCCGGCCAGGGTTCGCAGTGGCCGGGCATGGGCCGCGAACTGCTGGCCACCTCTGCGGTCTTCGCCGCGAAGATCGACGACTGCGAGCGGGCACTGGCGCCGTTCGTGGACTTCTCGCTGCGCGCGGTGCTCTCCGGCGAGGTGCCCGAGGACGTCGCGGAGCGCGTGGACGTGGTGCAGCCCGCGCTGTTCGCGATGATGGTCGCTCTCACCGAGGTCTGGCGCGCGCACGGCACCGAGCCGCGTGCCGTCATCGGCCACTCGCAGGGGGAGATCGCCGCCGCGCACGTCGCCGGAGCATTGTCCCTTGAGGACGCAGCACGCGTGGTCGCGTTGCGCAGCAAGGCTTTGCTGGCCTTGGCCGGGCAGGGCGGAATGGTCTCGCTGGCGACGTCCGCCGAGCGGGCCGTGGAGCTGATCGAGCCGCACGAGGGCCGGATCGCGCTCGCCGCGGTCAACGGCCCGTCCGCGGTCGTCGTCTCGGGCGAGCCGGATGCGCTGGCCACGCTGATCGCCGAGTGCGAGGGTCGCGCCGTGCGCGCCCGCACGGTCGCGGTGGACTACGCCTCGCACGGCCCGCACGTCGAGCAGGCCCGGGAAGAACTCGCCGACACGCTCGCAGCGATCAGTCCGCGGCCGGCGACCGTCCCGTTCTACTCCACGGTGACCGGCCAGCGCATCGACACCGCGGAACTCACCGCCGACTACTGGTACACGAACCTGCGGAACACCGTGCGCATGGAGGAGGCCACCCGGGCGCTGCTGGGCGACGGGCACCGGGTCTTCGTGGAGACCAGCGCGCACCCGGTGCTGGCGAACGCGATCTCCGAGACGGTGGACGAGTCCTGTCCGGACCCGACTGCCGTGCTGGGCACGCTGCGCCGTGACGACGGTGGGCCGCGACGGCTGCTGCTGTCCCTGGCCGAGGCGTGGACGCACGGCGCTCCGGTGGACCTCACGACGCTGTTCACCGGTGATCCCGGTGGTGTGGTGGAACTGCCGACCTACCCGTTCCAGCACCGGCGCTATTGGCTCACCCCGCGCAAACCTTCCGGTGGCGAGTTGGACGCGGAGTTCTGGGAGCTGGTCGAGCGCGGCGAGTCCGGCCCGCTGGCCGAGCGGCTGGGCGTGGACGGCGCGGCGCTCGACGAGGTACTGCCCGCGCTGGCCGGGTGGCGGGAGCGATCGCGGCATCGCTCGACAGTGGACGCGCTGCGCTACCGGATCGGCTGGAGCCGCTTCGACGCGCCCGAACCGGTCGCGGGCACCTGGCTCGTCGCGGTGCCGGATTCGCACGGCGGGCGGGTCGCCGAGTTGGTGGACGCGCTCGGCGAGGGCACCGTGGTGCTGCCGGTGGGCGCGCAGCATCGCGACGAACTTGCCCTCGAACTGCGGAAATCCACCGAGGACAAGGAGATCGCAGGCGTAGTTTCGCTGCTCAGCGCCGTGGAACCGGGCCAATCACCGATCCCCGCGCAGCTGTCCGGGCCGCTGCGGCTGGTGCAGGCCGCGCTGGACGCGGACCTGGACGTTCCATTGTGGATGGTCACGCGCGGAGCGGTCGCGGTGGGCGGTGCGGACGTGGACCCGGAGCAGGCCGCGCTGTGGGGCCTCGGCCGCGTGGTCGCGTTGGAGCACCCGCAGCGCTGGGGCGGCTTGATCGACCTGCCCGACGCGGTCGATCCGACCGCGCTGCGCTGCGCCCTCGCCGGACCCGAGGACCAAGTCGCGGTCCGCGCGGACGGGCTGCACGGCCGCAGGCTCCGGCGCGCGGCTGCCGCCGGACGCGCGGAGTTCCAAGCCCGCGGGACCGTGCTGATCACCGGCGGCACCGGCGGAGTCGGCGGGTTCGTCGCCCGCTGGGCGGTCGAGCGCGGCGCCGAGCACGTGGTGCTCACCAGCCGCCGCGGCCCGCAGGCGCCCGGTGCCGATGAGCTGCGCGCGCAGCTGGAGCACCTCGGCGCGAAGGTCACGATCACCGCCTGCGACGCCGGGGACCGCGCACAGATCGCCAATTTGCTGGACGGGGTCGCCGACCTCACCGCGGTCTTCCACGTGGCCGGTGTCTCCGCAGGTGACGGCCCGGTCGCCGAACTCACCGACGAGCAGCTGGCGACGCTGCTGCGTTCGAAGCGGGATGCCGCTCGCCACCTGGACGAGCTCACCCGCGACCGTCAG
- a CDS encoding glycosyltransferase translates to MASTRRPVLFVSYPESGLLNPLLVLAEELSRNGVEDLYFATDDNRREQVEAAGVGTPVHFVPLGDVVPEMSAVTWDDETYREVTQRSRFRAHAAVIRHTFSPRARVSKYRALEEAVDEIAPALMVVESMCNFGYELAITKGIPFTLGVPFMPSNVLTSHVPFAKSYTGPDFPVPHSGLPHAMTLRQRIANRVFKFRTLAMFMTKQLRERAAEDQRVRDSLGISGDAAGFMSRIERAEMVLCYSIPELDYPFPVPAHMRLVGTMVPPLPQAPDDEGLAQWLDERDSVVYMGFGTITRLTAEQVRALLEVVRRLADRGTHVLWKLPAEQQHLLPDELPQNLRVEDWVPSQLDVLAHQHVKLFFTHAGGNGFHEGLHFGKPLVVRPLWVDCDDQAVRGHDFGVSRTLDHPETFDVEDVLDKLTTVLDERGFTERAEVFGQLLRNAGGREAAAELLLELPALRDEERARI, encoded by the coding sequence ATGGCGTCGACCCGGCGGCCCGTGCTGTTCGTCAGCTATCCGGAGAGCGGGCTGCTCAACCCGCTGCTCGTGCTGGCCGAGGAACTGTCCCGCAACGGCGTCGAGGACCTGTACTTCGCCACCGACGACAACCGGCGCGAGCAGGTCGAGGCCGCGGGCGTAGGCACCCCGGTGCACTTCGTCCCCCTCGGCGACGTGGTGCCGGAGATGTCGGCGGTGACGTGGGACGACGAGACCTACCGCGAGGTCACCCAGCGCTCCCGGTTCAGGGCGCACGCCGCGGTCATCCGGCACACTTTCTCTCCCCGTGCGCGGGTTTCCAAGTACCGCGCGCTGGAAGAGGCCGTCGACGAGATCGCGCCGGCGCTCATGGTCGTGGAGAGCATGTGCAACTTCGGCTACGAGCTGGCGATCACCAAGGGCATCCCGTTCACGCTCGGCGTGCCGTTCATGCCGAGCAACGTGCTCACCTCGCACGTGCCGTTCGCGAAGTCCTACACCGGGCCGGACTTCCCGGTGCCGCACTCCGGGCTGCCGCACGCGATGACGCTGCGGCAGCGGATCGCCAACCGGGTCTTCAAGTTCCGCACGCTGGCGATGTTCATGACCAAGCAGCTGCGCGAGCGGGCCGCGGAGGACCAGCGGGTCCGCGACTCGCTCGGCATCTCCGGCGACGCGGCCGGGTTCATGTCCCGCATCGAACGCGCCGAGATGGTGCTGTGCTACTCGATCCCCGAGCTGGACTACCCGTTCCCGGTGCCCGCGCACATGCGGCTGGTCGGCACGATGGTGCCGCCGCTGCCGCAGGCGCCGGACGACGAGGGACTCGCGCAGTGGCTGGATGAACGGGATTCCGTCGTCTACATGGGATTCGGCACGATCACCCGCCTCACCGCCGAGCAGGTGCGCGCACTGCTGGAAGTCGTCCGCCGTCTCGCCGACCGCGGCACGCACGTGCTGTGGAAGCTCCCGGCCGAGCAGCAACACCTGTTGCCGGACGAGCTGCCGCAGAACCTGCGGGTGGAGGACTGGGTTCCGTCCCAGTTGGACGTGCTGGCCCACCAGCACGTGAAGCTGTTCTTCACCCACGCCGGCGGCAACGGTTTCCACGAGGGCCTGCACTTCGGCAAACCGCTGGTGGTGCGTCCACTGTGGGTGGACTGCGACGACCAGGCGGTGCGCGGGCACGACTTCGGCGTTAGCCGCACCCTCGATCACCCGGAGACCTTCGACGTCGAGGACGTGCTGGACAAGCTGACCACGGTGCTCGACGAGCGCGGTTTCACCGAACGGGCGGAGGTTTTCGGACAACTGCTGCGGAACGCCGGTGGTCGCGAAGCCGCTGCGGAACTCCTGCTCGAGCTACCCGCGCTGCGCGACGAGGAACGGGCGAGGATCTGA